The DNA window GGATGCGGTCTTCGCGCCGGATGCCTTTGGCGTCAGTAACGACGTATTGGAAATTGGGCATAGGGTGCTGCTCTCTATTGGGCAGTTAGTAACGTTCGGTGTCATTCCCGCGCAGGCGGGAATCTATACTTCCTCATCATTCCAGCGAAAGCTGGAATCCGCTATCCTTTCATACCGACGGAAGTCGGTATCCAGTAGGGGCGAATCGCGTAAGGCGATTCGCCCTTCTTTTACGATCTCAACAATCCTACCAATCAATAACGGGAAGCGGCTCGCCGAGCCGATTGGTGATTAATATCCAATCCTCAATGACCTCGCGGAGTTCCTCCCTACAGGCTTCGAGCGTCGGACCATTAGCCCAACAACCGGGCAATTCCTCTACCCAGCCGAAGAAGGGATTGGGGTCTTCAATAATTTTGTAATGAGCCTTGGAAAGGGCTAATTGTATGTATTCGGTTAGCACAGTTTGTGATCATAGTTACTTCTTGTTCGCGATTGAAAAGTCAAGTTCGTTTTCCCGTAAGCAACTCGTCTGTGGTAATCCCTTCTCCGCCTTCGCTCTCGGCTTCAAGCGCCAGCGCGGCGTCGAAGAAATCCTGCCGCAAACGGCGTATTTTGTGTTAATCCGCAAGATATTCTGTTGCTTTCATGAGACAGTGGAGTTGCCTGAAGCCACTCACCTAATCATCCAATAGTATACATAACCATATTCGTTCAGATAAAACATGTGTGCTCTTCTATACACTTTGATTGCACCGTGCTCCTCTTGGAAATCAATAACTGCTTTATCATCATATGTGCGAATTGTTGCCTTCCCGGATGATGGCGATGCCCTTTGTTCGATTTGCTCATAAATGAGTATTTTTCCCCCCTTGCCATCTTCCGCAATTCTATCGGGTGGTCCCCACGCGGCAATTACCTCGGACTCATGAGCACCCATCCAAGAATCCATTATTTCGCGCTCGGATGGTTGAAAAATCAGTGCTATGAGTAAGAATATTGCAGCCAATGCTCCCACAATGGCGTATAAGTTGGCAGTTTGCTCATCCATTGAAGACTCCAGAGATATTTTCTATCGTGCCATGGATACTTAGTCGGCTCCAACAAGTTCCGGTTGCAAGTCTATGTTCAGGTCGATCCCGTCCAGCACCGGTATCTTGTCGCCTTCTTCGATTCCAAGTTGTATCCACCCCTCCAGCACTTCTTCCAACTCATCCCGACACGCTTCAAGTGTCGATCCGTTTGCCCAGACGCCGGGGAGATCGGGGATTTCGCCATAGAAGGGATTGGGATCGTCGATGATCTCATATTTCGCCCGCTTCATAGCGGCTTTGATGTAGGCGGTCAGCATTGTTTAAGGCCTATGTTGTGCCTTTGGTC is part of the Calditrichota bacterium genome and encodes:
- a CDS encoding type II toxin-antitoxin system HicB family antitoxin; the encoded protein is MLTEYIQLALSKAHYKIIEDPNPFFGWVEELPGCWANGPTLEACREELREVIEDWILITNRLGEPLPVIDW
- a CDS encoding type II toxin-antitoxin system HicB family antitoxin, encoding MLTAYIKAAMKRAKYEIIDDPNPFYGEIPDLPGVWANGSTLEACRDELEEVLEGWIQLGIEEGDKIPVLDGIDLNIDLQPELVGAD